CCGAGAAAAACAGAAACACCTCGGAAAGCAGGGGAATCAAAACCGGGTAAATAGGGAAAAGCCACTATTGCTGCTAAGGCAATAATTATGACTAATAGGAGATTGTAAGTAGGTTTAGCCCAATCAGTATAAAAACCAGGAATAACCAGATTTCCTCTTTCTATTGCTGTAAAAAAGGGCTTGATTAGCCGGATTAAGTAGTAAGTTATAAAAATGATTATGGCAATAATAAAGGCATTGGGAAGATATTGGCCAATCGACGATAAAACCAGTTCTAATGATTGAGAAAAATAACCTAAAATACTCTCGCTAAAAACTCTTGTCCAGGGAAATAAACTAAGTACAAATGTGGCATAATGAAATAATAATAAAAACAGAACAAATAAGCGAATTATCCGAAAAACTCGCAGCCAAAAAAAGCTGATTTTAGAGGAAGATACAATCTCGATATTCCCGATTTGAATGCCCGGTGTCAAGGATTCAATCAAACGTCTAATGAAGGGAAATAGCTTCCCTGAAATTTTGATAACTGCAAAGCTAATAATCAAGAAAGCAAAGGTGGCTATAACCGTATAAATGATATTCTTAAGTAGTTGTTCGGGTTTTCGATCTTGGCGATATTGAGCGATAGCGACCTGAATTTTTTGTAAAGCTTGTTGAGCTAAAACCTCCGGCGTTGAACGATAGGCTTTTGCATCTCGCTCCGTCACCGTTAGAATTACTTCTTGATCTACACTTAAATAAAGTGAGTTATCATCAGGAATCTGCTCAATTGTCAGGTTCTCAATAGGAATAGAATCATTTTGAGCAATTCTTTCAATTCTCCGGGTAATAGCGTTAGCTCTCTCCTCCGCCGAAAATGAAGAAACTCCCCGCCGGATAAAAAAGAGAGTTTTTCCATCTAACATAACTGGAAAGCCGTCAATTTTGTTTTCCGGTTGTGTCGGATTTTGAGCTATTCCCAAAAGAGGGGAGGTTAGAGTCAGTAGTAAAACTACAAAAAATATTAGCAAGGTATGCCCAATTTTTTTCATCCATCCTCTAGCTTTAGATGGTGTAGTTGGCATTAAATATCTTTGATTAATATCGACAGCTGGTACAAATTGCATAGGATTAAGTCAGATTTTTTTGTGTGTAGTCGGGTAAGATTTAGGCATTACTGTCCTCGATCATACCAATTTTCAATAGTTGTGACTAACATCTGAAAGCCCGATTCCCCTCTGAGAGAGGAATCGCGCTTCGGAATAATTAACTAAGTCTGTCATCACTTTTGAAAAATGACATAAAGTACAGAAATACTAAGTTAAGACAGGAGTGGAAAAATTAGCAAAACTTTGTAAGGGTTGCCAATATTTAGGAAATTTAAGCGAGTTTTTCCTCAACATCTGTTAGTGATGGAAATGGGAACCAGATAATTTTGACTGATAATTAGACTGAGATTTAAAGAAGGCGATCGCTGACTGAAGATCCCGCAACAACAGAGCCGCCATATCGCGACTAAATCCCTCTTTGATCACCACGCGCTGCACGGTTAAATCTTGGCGATTTTTGGGCATTGTATAGGCAGGAACCAACCAACCCCGCTCGCGCAATTTATCGGCTAAATCGAATAAACTATAATTAGCTTGATCGCTAATTGTCTCCTTTAATTTCCAAGCAAAAACCGGAATAGTGCTGCCATCGGTGATTAATTCAAACGGTCCGATCTTAGCGATTTCCCCCGATAAATACAGAGCCGTATCTCGACAGGCTTGATGAATTTGTCGATAACCCTCTTTGCCCAAGCGTAAAAAATTATAATATTGAGCGACTACTTGATTGCCGGGACGAGAAAAATTAAGAGCAAAATTAGGCAGATCACCGCCTAAATAATTACAATGAAAAATTAATTCTTCTGGCAATTCTTGCCGATCTCGCCAGATAATCCAACCGACACCGGGATAGACTAAACCGTATTTATGCCCGGAAGCATTAATCGATTTAACCCATTTGAGGCGAAAATCCCAGACTAAATCGGGATCGAGAAAAGGGGCGATAAAACCACCACTAGCACCATCGACGTGCAGGGGAACTTGCCAGCCGGTTTCTCTGTTCAATTTTTCTAGGGCATCATTAATTTCTTGGACGGGTTCGTAACTACCATCAAAGGTACTACCCATAATGGCAATTACCCCGATCGTATTCTCATCAATTAGTTTAATTGCTTCGGTCGCATTGAGATGAAAACGATTCCCTTCCATCGGCACAAAACGCGGTTCTACCTCCCAATAACGACAGAATTTTTCCCAACAAACTTGCACATTAATGCCCATGACTAAATTAGGTTTATCGGTGGGTTTACCCTCTTTTTGTCGGCGTTTGCGCCACTGCCATTTTAAAGCCATGCCTCCCAACATCGCCGCTTCACTGGAACCAATGGTAGAACAACCGGTTGCCGCTTCGCTTTCGGGAGCATTCCAGAGTCTAGCGATCATATTCACACAACGCAGTTCAATTTCGGCGGTTTGTGGGTATTCATCCTTGTCGATCATGTTTTTATCGAAGGTTTCCGCCATTAATTGTTTGGCTTCCGGTTCCATCCAAGTGGTGACAAAAGTAGCCAGATTCAGGCGAGAATTACCATCAAGGGCGAGTTCATCGCGGATTAAA
This Microcystis wesenbergii NRERC-220 DNA region includes the following protein-coding sequences:
- a CDS encoding mechanosensitive ion channel family protein, with translation MQFVPAVDINQRYLMPTTPSKARGWMKKIGHTLLIFFVVLLLTLTSPLLGIAQNPTQPENKIDGFPVMLDGKTLFFIRRGVSSFSAEERANAITRRIERIAQNDSIPIENLTIEQIPDDNSLYLSVDQEVILTVTERDAKAYRSTPEVLAQQALQKIQVAIAQYRQDRKPEQLLKNIIYTVIATFAFLIISFAVIKISGKLFPFIRRLIESLTPGIQIGNIEIVSSSKISFFWLRVFRIIRLFVLFLLLFHYATFVLSLFPWTRVFSESILGYFSQSLELVLSSIGQYLPNAFIIAIIIFITYYLIRLIKPFFTAIERGNLVIPGFYTDWAKPTYNLLLVIIIALAAIVAFPYLPGFDSPAFRGVSVFLGLLLSLGSTSAIANVIGGIILIYTRAFRIGDHIQVGDVIGDLIEKNFLVIRICTPTNKIITIPNSSLLSSNVINFSISSRELNRNLIIQTTITLGYDLPWRKAHKTLIEAALETEHILKEPAPFVLQTSLDNFYISYQLNAYTNQPNLMVIIYSELHQNIQDKCNEAGIEILSPSYTSLRDGNTTTIPENYLPSDYVAPPFRVQSSDNQENNTL
- a CDS encoding glutamate decarboxylase — protein: MVHQKINLDRLSPEETLITPTYASRALTSAVPKYEIPEGEMPPAVAYNLIRDELALDGNSRLNLATFVTTWMEPEAKQLMAETFDKNMIDKDEYPQTAEIELRCVNMIARLWNAPESEAATGCSTIGSSEAAMLGGMALKWQWRKRRQKEGKPTDKPNLVMGINVQVCWEKFCRYWEVEPRFVPMEGNRFHLNATEAIKLIDENTIGVIAIMGSTFDGSYEPVQEINDALEKLNRETGWQVPLHVDGASGGFIAPFLDPDLVWDFRLKWVKSINASGHKYGLVYPGVGWIIWRDRQELPEELIFHCNYLGGDLPNFALNFSRPGNQVVAQYYNFLRLGKEGYRQIHQACRDTALYLSGEIAKIGPFELITDGSTIPVFAWKLKETISDQANYSLFDLADKLRERGWLVPAYTMPKNRQDLTVQRVVIKEGFSRDMAALLLRDLQSAIAFFKSQSNYQSKLSGSHFHH